The following proteins come from a genomic window of Myroides odoratus DSM 2801:
- a CDS encoding formylglycine-generating enzyme family protein, giving the protein MMISHPLHFLLCLLSILSVQLADAQQATPMQTIRSGAFVPLYGSTEEGNVRVDSFQLDRFAVTNAQYLAFLKQYPTYQRSQIKALFASKSYLSHWKSDLDFGDLNPQAPVTNISWFAAKKYCECQGKRLPTLDEWEYVAMADAQQLDAREKEAYNQYILAWYETPKTYLNPVGSTQKNYWGVYDMHGLIWEWVFDYNSIFLSGESRKDKGNDENLFCGSASINASDLMDYAAFMRYGFRGSLRANFTTKNLGFRCAKDL; this is encoded by the coding sequence ATGATGATTTCTCATCCCCTTCATTTTTTACTTTGTTTGTTGAGCATCTTGTCCGTCCAATTGGCAGATGCTCAGCAAGCAACACCGATGCAAACCATTCGCAGTGGTGCTTTTGTACCGCTCTATGGCAGTACAGAAGAAGGCAATGTACGAGTTGATTCTTTTCAATTGGATCGATTTGCAGTAACAAATGCACAGTATTTGGCTTTCTTAAAGCAGTATCCTACTTATCAACGCTCCCAAATCAAAGCCTTATTTGCTTCAAAGAGTTATTTATCGCATTGGAAGAGCGATTTGGATTTTGGGGATTTAAATCCGCAAGCCCCTGTAACGAACATCTCGTGGTTTGCGGCCAAAAAATACTGTGAATGCCAAGGAAAGCGACTTCCAACTTTGGATGAATGGGAATATGTAGCCATGGCAGATGCACAGCAACTGGATGCGCGAGAAAAAGAAGCCTATAACCAATATATCTTAGCGTGGTATGAAACGCCAAAAACCTACCTCAATCCCGTTGGAAGTACACAAAAAAACTACTGGGGCGTTTACGATATGCACGGTTTAATTTGGGAATGGGTATTTGATTACAACTCTATTTTCTTATCAGGAGAAAGTCGAAAAGACAAAGGCAATGACGAGAATCTATTTTGTGGTAGTGCCTCTATCAATGCTTCGGATTTAATGGATTATGCGGCCTTTATGCGCTATGGTTTTAGAGGAAGCTTACGAGCTAATTTTACGACTAAAAACTTAGGTTTTAGATGTGCGAAAGACCTTTAA
- a CDS encoding winged helix-turn-helix transcriptional regulator, which produces MAKRKENSTNSINRDFITTNCDAIYTICKIGGRWKMMILFTLAEYEVLRFSELKEKVHGITDRMLTLQLKELETDQLIHRQVFAEVPPRVEYTLTSIAQDLLPIWPALEQWGAKHRAFQEETK; this is translated from the coding sequence ATGGCAAAGAGAAAAGAAAATTCAACCAATAGTATCAATCGAGATTTCATCACCACGAATTGTGATGCGATCTATACGATTTGTAAAATAGGCGGACGTTGGAAAATGATGATTTTATTCACACTAGCGGAATACGAAGTATTGCGATTTAGCGAATTAAAAGAAAAAGTTCACGGAATCACGGATCGCATGCTTACGCTTCAATTAAAAGAATTAGAAACGGATCAGCTTATTCATCGACAAGTATTTGCTGAAGTCCCACCGCGTGTAGAATACACCTTGACTTCTATTGCACAAGATTTACTTCCGATATGGCCAGCTTTAGAACAATGGGGAGCAAAGCATCGAGCGTTTCAAGAAGAAACAAAATAA
- the murB gene encoding UDP-N-acetylmuramate dehydrogenase: MIQENISLKPYNTFGIDVQAKRFTQVNSITELKHLIQSFPQEPYFVLSGGSNMLLTHDVEQLVIKLNIKGIEVIKEEEDFVWVEAQASEVWHDFVQWTLARDYGGLENLSLIPGHVGTTPVQNIGAYGVEIKDTMVSCKALHIQTLEIEEFTNADCQFDYRESIFKKAAKDQYIILSVVYRLSKKNHVLHTNYGAIKGELEQMGITSPTIQDISQAVIAIRSSKLPNPAELGNSGSFFKNPIVSKALFDILVKKYPTLPSYVIDEDHIKIPAGWLIETSGYKGYRIGDAGVHSKQALVLVNYGHAQGIELKKLSETIQHEVFKIFNIHLEAEVNIF; encoded by the coding sequence ATGATTCAAGAAAATATTTCTTTAAAACCTTACAATACCTTTGGCATTGATGTTCAAGCGAAACGCTTTACACAAGTCAATTCGATTACCGAACTGAAACACCTGATTCAATCCTTTCCTCAAGAACCTTATTTTGTATTAAGTGGAGGAAGCAATATGTTATTGACGCATGATGTCGAACAACTGGTAATCAAGTTAAATATCAAGGGGATTGAAGTTATAAAGGAAGAGGAAGATTTTGTTTGGGTAGAAGCTCAGGCGAGTGAAGTATGGCATGATTTTGTGCAGTGGACGCTTGCAAGGGATTATGGGGGATTAGAAAATTTATCTTTAATTCCTGGACATGTCGGCACAACACCTGTTCAAAACATTGGTGCTTATGGCGTTGAGATTAAAGATACCATGGTAAGCTGCAAAGCTTTACACATTCAAACCTTGGAAATTGAAGAATTCACCAATGCTGATTGTCAATTTGACTATAGAGAAAGTATCTTCAAAAAAGCGGCGAAAGATCAATACATTATCCTATCTGTGGTTTATCGATTAAGCAAGAAAAATCACGTTTTACACACCAATTACGGTGCAATTAAGGGAGAGTTAGAGCAAATGGGCATCACATCTCCAACAATTCAAGACATTAGTCAAGCTGTCATTGCGATTCGCAGTAGTAAATTACCTAATCCAGCAGAATTAGGCAATAGCGGTAGTTTTTTCAAAAACCCGATTGTATCCAAAGCGTTATTTGATATTCTAGTAAAGAAGTATCCAACCCTGCCTTCATATGTTATTGACGAGGATCACATTAAAATCCCAGCAGGTTGGTTAATTGAAACAAGTGGATACAAAGGCTATCGAATTGGCGATGCTGGTGTACATAGCAAACAAGCTTTAGTTTTAGTTAACTATGGTCATGCACAAGGCATCGAGTTAAAAAAATTATCCGAAACCATTCAACATGAGGTTTTTAAGATTTTTAATATTCACCTAGAAGCTGAAGTGAATATCTTTTAG
- the ric gene encoding iron-sulfur cluster repair di-iron protein has product MKNRTIGSFVAEDFRTAAVFNKYGIDFCCKGGRTLDEVCEKKAVDAEELMGELERLLSQQAENNIDFRHWPLDLLADYIEKTHHRYVEEKIPVLLQFLNKLSKVHGERHPELYEINELFIGCAQELSQHLKKEELVLFPFVRKMVAATITGQPIEAPHFGTVENPVAMMMHEHDGEGERFRKIAALSDNYTPPADACNTYKVTYAMLKEFEEDLHKHIHLENNILFPSAIVLEHKMN; this is encoded by the coding sequence ATGAAAAATAGAACAATAGGCTCATTTGTAGCAGAAGATTTTAGAACAGCAGCAGTCTTCAATAAATACGGAATTGATTTTTGCTGTAAAGGTGGACGTACTCTAGATGAAGTATGTGAGAAAAAAGCAGTAGATGCGGAAGAATTGATGGGCGAATTAGAACGTCTATTAAGCCAACAAGCGGAAAATAATATTGATTTTAGACATTGGCCGTTAGATTTATTAGCGGATTACATTGAAAAAACACATCACCGTTATGTAGAAGAAAAGATTCCTGTGCTCTTACAGTTTTTAAATAAGCTAAGCAAAGTTCACGGAGAGAGACATCCAGAACTATATGAAATCAATGAGTTGTTTATTGGTTGTGCGCAAGAACTAAGTCAACATTTGAAAAAGGAAGAATTAGTATTATTTCCTTTTGTACGTAAAATGGTAGCAGCAACGATTACGGGACAACCAATTGAAGCTCCTCATTTTGGGACTGTTGAGAATCCAGTAGCGATGATGATGCATGAACACGATGGGGAAGGCGAACGATTCCGAAAAATCGCAGCTTTGTCCGATAACTATACTCCTCCAGCAGATGCTTGTAATACGTACAAGGTAACATATGCCATGTTGAAAGAGTTTGAAGAAGACTTACACAAACACATTCACTTAGAAAATAATATTCTGTTTCCTAGTGCAATTGTATTAGAACATAAAATGAACTAA
- a CDS encoding RNA polymerase sigma factor, which translates to MKTSATSHTIEAAKKGDQTAFTSLLNQYWSEVYHFILKQTGNETDAEDITIETFSKAFSSIESYDNKFAFNTWLLTIAKNTHIDLIRKRRNLHFVDITDEEQQYNNIIDDSETIEDELIREQNLEIFKNYIRLLKPHYQEVIELRFFQELSYNEIASILNEPLNNVKIKIMRAKKLLAEIILKQIDQNFSI; encoded by the coding sequence TTGAAAACAAGCGCAACAAGTCACACAATAGAAGCTGCCAAAAAAGGAGATCAAACTGCTTTTACTTCGCTATTAAATCAATATTGGTCGGAAGTGTACCATTTCATCCTCAAACAAACCGGGAATGAAACGGATGCTGAAGATATTACCATTGAAACTTTCTCGAAAGCCTTTAGTAGCATTGAGTCCTATGACAATAAATTTGCTTTTAATACGTGGTTATTAACGATTGCGAAAAATACGCATATCGACTTAATTCGCAAAAGAAGAAACCTACACTTCGTGGACATTACGGATGAGGAACAACAATACAATAATATTATTGATGACTCTGAAACCATTGAAGATGAATTAATTCGCGAACAGAATTTAGAAATTTTCAAAAACTATATTCGCCTTTTAAAACCTCACTACCAAGAAGTTATTGAGTTGAGGTTTTTCCAAGAACTTTCCTATAATGAAATCGCTAGTATTCTCAACGAACCGCTGAATAATGTGAAAATCAAAATTATGCGTGCGAAAAAGTTATTGGCAGAAATTATCCTGAAACAAATCGATCAGAACTTTTCGATTTAA
- a CDS encoding nitric-oxide reductase large subunit, whose protein sequence is MNISQRKLWIAFTVVMVFSFGVLGYFGIEIYQEAPPVPTEVRTNDGQVVLVASDIKDGQNVWQSIGGQEVGSIWGHGAYVAPDWTADYLHREALFLLDYYAQEEYGKTYEAASKEEQAFLQARLQGMIRSNTYDKVTGVLTITPERNQARLYLEEYYSKLFTDDPAFDQLRKDYAIPNNSIKDVARMKQMNAFFFWATWATVTNRPDSEVSYTHNWPADDLVGNKATTPLLAWSGVSIILLIFAVGVLVYYHVASKREEEELVPVDDPVSNGVTTKSMTRLKKYFWVVSLLMLLQVGLGIITAHYGVEGQGLYGIPLDQILPYSVTRTWHTQLAIFWIATAWLGTGLYIAPAVGGKDPKYQVFGVDFLFVALLIIVLGSMVGQWFGIMQKLDLVQNFWFGHQGYEYVDLGRFWQLFLFVGLFLWLALMIRPLIPVLRAKGSQRNLIVLFLISCGAIALFYGAGLMWGRQTNLAIAEYWRWWVVHLWVEGFFEVFATVVLAFLFVRMGLIKTKTATNGALFSTIIFMSGGIIGTFHHLYFSGTPTAVMALGATFSALEVVPLTLIGYEAYENYKISTHKGWLQDYKWPVYFMVAVAFWNFLGAGVFGFIINPPIALYYVQGLNTTPLHGHTALFGVYGMLGIGLMLFVLRSMYREVQWNDKLLKIGFWGLNLGLLLMALLSLLPIGIWQAIESIQHGMWYARSSELMQLPAMNTLKWLRTIGDVIFTIGIFAIVLFIFKLTLKKSKHEK, encoded by the coding sequence ATGAATATAAGTCAAAGAAAATTATGGATAGCCTTTACGGTAGTAATGGTATTCTCCTTCGGGGTACTCGGTTATTTTGGTATAGAAATTTATCAAGAAGCACCTCCGGTGCCTACAGAAGTTAGAACGAATGATGGACAAGTAGTGCTTGTTGCAAGTGATATTAAAGATGGCCAAAATGTTTGGCAAAGTATTGGAGGGCAAGAAGTAGGTTCTATTTGGGGACATGGAGCTTACGTTGCCCCTGATTGGACCGCTGATTATTTGCATAGAGAAGCGCTGTTTTTGTTGGATTATTACGCACAAGAGGAATATGGTAAAACATACGAAGCAGCAAGCAAAGAGGAACAGGCGTTCTTGCAAGCGCGTTTACAAGGGATGATTCGCTCGAATACCTATGATAAAGTAACGGGTGTTTTAACGATTACGCCAGAAAGAAATCAAGCGCGTTTGTATCTTGAAGAGTATTATAGCAAGTTATTTACCGATGATCCTGCTTTTGATCAGTTGCGCAAAGATTATGCAATTCCCAATAATTCCATTAAAGATGTAGCTCGAATGAAGCAGATGAATGCTTTCTTCTTTTGGGCAACATGGGCAACAGTAACGAATAGACCCGATAGCGAGGTAAGTTATACGCATAACTGGCCCGCAGATGATCTAGTGGGAAATAAAGCGACAACGCCTTTATTAGCTTGGTCAGGGGTGAGTATTATTCTGCTGATTTTCGCTGTAGGGGTTCTGGTGTACTATCACGTAGCCTCAAAGAGAGAAGAGGAAGAATTAGTCCCTGTAGATGATCCTGTTTCTAATGGAGTAACCACAAAGAGTATGACGAGACTCAAAAAGTATTTTTGGGTAGTCAGTTTGCTGATGTTACTTCAAGTGGGATTGGGAATTATCACGGCACACTATGGGGTAGAAGGACAAGGTTTGTATGGTATTCCTTTGGATCAAATACTGCCTTATTCTGTTACGCGAACTTGGCATACGCAATTGGCTATTTTTTGGATTGCAACCGCTTGGTTGGGGACAGGATTATATATTGCACCAGCTGTAGGAGGAAAAGATCCCAAGTACCAAGTGTTTGGTGTAGACTTTTTATTTGTTGCCTTGCTGATTATTGTGCTAGGGTCTATGGTAGGGCAGTGGTTTGGTATCATGCAAAAGTTAGATCTCGTACAAAACTTCTGGTTTGGACATCAAGGATACGAATATGTTGATTTAGGGCGTTTTTGGCAACTCTTCTTGTTTGTGGGGCTCTTCTTATGGCTAGCGCTTATGATTAGACCTTTAATACCCGTTTTAAGAGCAAAAGGAAGTCAACGCAACCTCATTGTACTGTTTCTTATTTCTTGTGGTGCAATTGCCTTGTTTTACGGTGCAGGGTTAATGTGGGGAAGACAAACCAACCTAGCAATAGCAGAATACTGGAGATGGTGGGTCGTGCATTTATGGGTAGAAGGATTCTTTGAAGTATTTGCAACGGTTGTATTGGCCTTCTTATTTGTGCGAATGGGCTTGATTAAAACTAAAACAGCAACAAATGGGGCTCTATTTTCTACGATTATCTTTATGTCAGGGGGAATTATTGGAACGTTTCACCACTTGTATTTCTCCGGAACACCAACGGCAGTAATGGCATTAGGAGCAACATTCAGTGCATTGGAAGTAGTGCCATTAACACTCATAGGATATGAGGCGTATGAAAATTATAAAATCTCAACGCATAAAGGATGGTTACAAGATTATAAATGGCCTGTTTACTTTATGGTAGCCGTAGCGTTTTGGAATTTCTTGGGTGCAGGAGTGTTCGGATTTATTATTAACCCACCAATAGCACTATACTATGTTCAAGGATTGAATACAACGCCACTACATGGACATACGGCTTTGTTTGGTGTGTATGGTATGTTGGGAATCGGATTGATGTTATTTGTCTTACGCAGCATGTACAGAGAAGTACAATGGAATGATAAATTATTGAAAATAGGCTTTTGGGGACTGAATTTAGGTTTATTACTCATGGCGTTATTAAGTCTGTTGCCTATTGGTATATGGCAGGCAATCGAAAGTATTCAACACGGTATGTGGTATGCGCGTTCAAGTGAGTTAATGCAATTACCTGCGATGAATACCCTAAAATGGTTAAGAACAATTGGAGATGTAATATTCACTATTGGGATTTTTGCAATCGTCCTATTCATATTTAAATTAACATTAAAAAAAAGCAAGCATGAAAAATAG
- a CDS encoding MFS transporter has protein sequence MKKYAYVGALGLWSIITTEFGVIGVLPQIASHYQISIDQASWLLSGFALVIALFGPFMTILTARMDKKKIMLFAIALFASTSFFSIFLPSFGILMLLRMIPALLQPVYIANALAVAVNTSPKEEASNRMSIVFSGITIASFTTIPLATYWTNIVGLQAIFMIQTIISTLAFIAIYFVLPSVAGEDNKITVGTLSVLKQASFLRSALVNLFIIAMWFSVYSYFADYLNKEKGMSGVEVSSMILLFGVVGVVAMYLGGKMLTKGVVFSNAFYVLGAACIAVLLYASGSNLLLTTGLVVIWSLFYTPVFLQVTAFLQRTTAIPFELGSSLATSLGNLGIALGTFVGGKVIASYGLHYVPLVMLGFAGISLIFILLVFRKNKLQ, from the coding sequence ATGAAAAAATATGCTTATGTAGGAGCTCTGGGTTTATGGAGCATTATTACAACTGAATTTGGTGTAATTGGAGTATTACCGCAAATTGCATCTCATTACCAAATTTCGATTGATCAAGCGAGTTGGTTATTGAGTGGTTTTGCTTTAGTTATCGCCTTGTTTGGGCCTTTTATGACTATTCTTACCGCTCGTATGGATAAAAAGAAAATAATGTTGTTCGCTATAGCGTTATTTGCGAGTACTAGTTTCTTTTCTATTTTTCTACCTTCTTTTGGAATTTTAATGCTATTGCGGATGATTCCTGCTTTGCTTCAGCCAGTATACATAGCCAATGCATTAGCTGTAGCGGTAAATACTAGCCCAAAAGAAGAAGCAAGTAATCGAATGAGTATCGTTTTTAGTGGCATAACCATTGCCTCTTTTACTACAATACCTTTAGCTACCTATTGGACAAATATAGTGGGTTTACAAGCCATTTTTATGATCCAAACGATAATCAGTACACTTGCATTTATTGCCATCTATTTTGTATTGCCATCTGTTGCTGGAGAGGATAACAAGATTACTGTCGGAACATTAAGCGTTTTGAAACAAGCTTCCTTTCTGCGTAGTGCCCTTGTAAACTTATTTATTATTGCAATGTGGTTTAGTGTATATAGTTATTTTGCTGATTACCTCAACAAAGAAAAAGGAATGTCGGGAGTAGAGGTAAGTAGTATGATTTTACTTTTCGGTGTAGTGGGAGTAGTAGCCATGTACTTGGGCGGTAAAATGCTAACCAAAGGTGTTGTTTTTAGTAATGCCTTTTATGTACTAGGTGCTGCTTGTATAGCTGTATTGCTTTATGCATCAGGGAGTAATCTATTGCTTACAACTGGTTTAGTCGTTATTTGGAGTTTGTTCTATACACCTGTTTTTCTTCAGGTTACTGCTTTTTTACAACGTACAACGGCAATCCCTTTTGAATTAGGGAGTAGTCTTGCTACTTCTTTGGGAAATCTTGGTATTGCGCTGGGAACTTTTGTAGGAGGAAAAGTCATAGCAAGTTATGGGTTGCATTATGTACCCTTAGTTATGCTTGGATTTGCAGGAATAAGCTTGATTTTTATCTTGTTGGTCTTTAGGAAAAACAAGTTACAATAG
- a CDS encoding CopD family protein, whose protein sequence is MSEIHLLLILHLLGATIWVGGHILLCVIILPQVWKEQAVEKLFAFESRYEWIGMPALLVMLITGVRMAYLYNVKIANWFAFETPIERVISLKLSLLIGIVILALSAQFYVLPRLKTDIKKLPLMAFHMITVTLISLAMLILGSFVRYGGIA, encoded by the coding sequence ATGAGTGAAATCCATCTTTTATTGATTCTCCATTTACTCGGTGCTACCATTTGGGTAGGTGGACATATTTTGTTGTGTGTTATTATATTACCTCAAGTTTGGAAGGAACAAGCCGTGGAGAAACTATTTGCTTTTGAAAGTAGATATGAATGGATAGGTATGCCTGCCTTATTGGTGATGTTGATTACAGGTGTGCGTATGGCGTACCTTTACAATGTAAAAATAGCAAATTGGTTTGCTTTTGAAACCCCAATTGAACGCGTTATATCACTTAAATTAAGCCTGTTAATTGGTATTGTTATACTTGCGTTAAGCGCCCAGTTTTACGTATTGCCTCGTTTGAAAACGGATATTAAAAAATTACCGCTAATGGCCTTTCATATGATTACAGTAACCCTGATTAGCTTAGCGATGTTAATCTTAGGCAGTTTTGTGCGATACGGCGGGATCGCATAA
- the nirK gene encoding copper-containing nitrite reductase, with the protein MIMDTKSRNLKRGLGAIVLTLGLLGLGGCSQKESKNIVMDADWAERLVAHGEREAELTAPPLVPKPVGKRAATKLNVNLEILEQEGEMVDGVKYMYWTFGGTVPGSFIRTRVGDEVEFTLKNHPDNKLPHNIDLHAVTGPGGGAASSLVAPGHEVTFSFKTLHPGLYVYHCATAPVGMHIANGMYGLILVEPEGGLAPVDREYYIMQGDFYTKGNYGEKGLQPFDMNKAVKEQPDYVVFNGHVNGLVNDNAITAKVGETVRLFVGNGGPNLVSSFHVIGEIFDRVHVEGGDLINENVQTTLIPAGGAAIVEFKVNTPGTFVLVDHSIFRAFNKGALGMLKVEGDENEKVFAGKIKEGIYLPEGGTIQTMPTDTNKKAPIENKTLAQQMTDGKNVFTRTCFACHQSEGQGIEGIFPPLAKSDYLNADVSRAIKTVINGLEGEITVNKIKYNSIMTSQNLSDQEIADVLTYVYNSWGNNKTVVTPQMVQKNR; encoded by the coding sequence ATGATTATGGATACAAAATCACGGAATTTAAAAAGAGGACTTGGAGCGATTGTATTGACTTTAGGTCTACTAGGTTTGGGAGGATGCTCTCAAAAGGAATCAAAGAACATTGTTATGGATGCTGATTGGGCAGAACGCTTAGTTGCACATGGAGAAAGAGAAGCTGAATTAACTGCTCCTCCTCTTGTACCTAAACCCGTAGGAAAAAGAGCGGCTACTAAACTAAATGTCAATTTAGAAATTCTGGAACAAGAAGGTGAAATGGTCGATGGCGTAAAATACATGTATTGGACGTTTGGCGGTACAGTACCGGGTAGTTTTATCCGTACCCGTGTGGGAGATGAAGTTGAATTTACACTTAAAAATCACCCAGACAATAAACTTCCTCACAACATCGATTTACATGCGGTAACAGGTCCTGGTGGTGGGGCAGCTTCTTCTTTGGTAGCTCCTGGACACGAGGTAACATTTTCATTTAAAACACTCCATCCTGGTCTTTATGTTTACCATTGCGCGACAGCTCCGGTAGGTATGCACATTGCCAATGGAATGTATGGGCTTATCCTTGTAGAACCGGAAGGTGGTCTTGCACCAGTTGATAGAGAATATTACATCATGCAAGGAGATTTTTACACCAAAGGTAATTATGGAGAAAAAGGGCTTCAGCCTTTTGATATGAATAAAGCTGTCAAAGAACAACCTGATTATGTTGTATTCAATGGCCATGTTAATGGATTGGTTAATGACAACGCCATCACAGCTAAAGTAGGTGAAACCGTGCGTTTATTTGTTGGAAATGGTGGTCCTAACTTAGTTAGTTCTTTCCACGTCATTGGAGAGATTTTCGATCGTGTACATGTAGAAGGTGGGGATTTAATTAATGAAAATGTACAGACCACCCTTATTCCAGCAGGAGGTGCTGCCATCGTAGAGTTTAAGGTGAATACTCCGGGTACTTTTGTCTTGGTTGATCACTCCATCTTTAGAGCCTTTAACAAAGGGGCCTTGGGTATGCTAAAAGTTGAAGGAGACGAAAACGAAAAGGTTTTTGCTGGTAAGATCAAAGAAGGTATTTATTTACCTGAAGGTGGAACCATCCAAACCATGCCAACGGATACAAATAAGAAAGCGCCGATTGAAAATAAGACACTGGCACAACAAATGACAGATGGAAAAAACGTATTTACAAGAACGTGTTTTGCTTGTCACCAATCAGAAGGTCAAGGAATTGAAGGAATCTTCCCTCCTCTTGCTAAATCTGATTACTTAAATGCCGATGTCAGTCGAGCGATAAAAACAGTGATTAACGGTTTAGAAGGAGAAATTACAGTAAATAAAATTAAATACAACTCCATCATGACGAGTCAAAATCTAAGTGATCAAGAAATCGCGGATGTATTGACTTATGTATACAATAGTTGGGGAAATAATAAAACGGTTGTAACCCCTCAAATGGTTCAAAAAAATAGATAA
- a CDS encoding SCO family protein, translating into MKKFSLFLLTCITVLFYNCKKTNTAEQDSATMTTTNTTTEEISELSIYNLPSTWTTQEGKTIELKELQGNVLVMVMIYTSCKAACPRLVADMRHIEDKVTGKNKENVKYVLVSIDPEVDTPERLKAFAKENKMDDNQWLFLRSSEDNTREFAATLAVNYKKISPIDFSHSNIISVFNTKGELDYQQEGLGIDYEPTIKEIEKQIALIP; encoded by the coding sequence ATGAAAAAGTTTTCCCTCTTTTTACTTACTTGTATCACGGTATTGTTTTACAACTGTAAAAAAACAAACACAGCGGAACAGGATTCGGCTACTATGACAACAACAAATACCACAACCGAGGAGATCTCTGAGTTATCGATTTACAATCTTCCCTCTACCTGGACCACTCAGGAAGGGAAAACGATTGAACTCAAAGAACTTCAAGGAAATGTCTTGGTTATGGTGATGATTTACACCTCTTGCAAAGCCGCTTGTCCTCGATTGGTAGCAGATATGCGTCATATTGAAGACAAAGTGACTGGCAAAAACAAAGAGAACGTAAAATATGTTTTGGTGAGTATTGACCCCGAAGTGGATACGCCAGAGCGATTAAAGGCTTTTGCCAAAGAGAATAAAATGGACGACAATCAATGGCTTTTCCTGCGTTCTTCAGAAGATAATACCCGAGAATTTGCAGCTACATTAGCAGTCAACTACAAGAAAATATCACCTATTGATTTTTCTCATTCTAATATTATCAGTGTATTTAATACAAAAGGAGAACTCGATTATCAACAAGAAGGTCTTGGTATCGATTATGAACCGACGATTAAAGAAATTGAAAAGCAAATTGCTTTAATTCCATAA
- a CDS encoding glycosyltransferase, which produces MLTILFYILIGILLFHALYYVVLYSNIAFNSSLKSKANEQQLPVSVVVYIKDNEAELPQFLEAMLLQEYSSYELILVNNASEDESLPILEQFVAQHRFAKLVNVENNEAFWGNKKYALTLGIKTTSYDYLLFTEPKALPDSPHWIASMTALFTTKKQVVIAHTSLAKKKKSLSNKYERFQLFLHTLHNFIWTELGKPLYGNSLNQAYKKTLFYQVNGFIKEMKISQGEEQEFIRQIGTKSNTAITLAPESMNTLHQQASWKSAFQLQRKNDLLFKRIGLFNQLKLRFYHFSVLVFYILLTFLLLHLYQWEIVVGVFVFRYFISIFYFAKLLKNFNEKDLVWFIPFFEFTHILSGHYFAFKHFITRKKI; this is translated from the coding sequence ATGCTAACCATCTTATTTTACATACTGATTGGTATTCTATTATTTCACGCGCTTTATTATGTTGTTTTATACAGCAATATCGCCTTTAATAGCTCATTAAAGAGCAAAGCCAACGAACAGCAATTACCTGTTTCGGTGGTGGTGTATATCAAAGATAATGAGGCCGAACTACCTCAGTTCCTTGAAGCCATGCTTTTACAGGAGTATTCTTCGTATGAACTTATCCTTGTAAACAATGCTTCCGAAGATGAGAGTTTACCTATTTTGGAACAATTTGTTGCCCAACATCGTTTTGCTAAATTGGTCAATGTAGAAAACAATGAAGCCTTTTGGGGAAATAAAAAATACGCTTTAACGTTAGGAATTAAGACCACGTCTTATGACTATCTTTTATTCACAGAACCGAAAGCGCTTCCTGATTCACCGCATTGGATTGCCAGCATGACAGCCCTTTTCACAACGAAAAAACAAGTTGTTATTGCCCATACCTCACTGGCGAAAAAGAAAAAAAGCCTCAGCAATAAATATGAAAGATTCCAACTGTTTCTTCATACCCTTCACAACTTCATTTGGACAGAATTAGGCAAACCGTTATACGGTAATAGCTTGAATCAAGCCTACAAGAAAACGCTATTCTATCAAGTGAATGGTTTCATCAAAGAGATGAAAATCAGTCAGGGGGAAGAGCAAGAGTTTATTAGACAGATTGGAACAAAATCAAATACAGCGATTACCCTTGCCCCTGAAAGTATGAATACCTTACACCAACAGGCTTCTTGGAAATCTGCTTTTCAACTGCAACGAAAAAACGATTTACTTTTTAAGCGAATCGGGCTTTTCAATCAGCTAAAATTGAGATTCTACCATTTTAGTGTATTGGTATTTTATATTCTATTAACTTTCCTACTCCTCCATTTATATCAGTGGGAAATTGTAGTGGGGGTATTTGTTTTCCGATATTTTATCAGTATCTTCTACTTTGCAAAACTGTTGAAGAATTTCAATGAAAAAGACTTGGTGTGGTTCATTCCGTTTTTTGAGTTTACTCACATACTATCGGGTCATTATTTTGCGTTTAAACACTTTATCACACGTAAGAAAATTTGA